From one Trifolium pratense cultivar HEN17-A07 linkage group LG1, ARS_RC_1.1, whole genome shotgun sequence genomic stretch:
- the LOC123921634 gene encoding cold-regulated 413 plasma membrane protein 1-like, producing MWKTKSYLAMKTDFEEKAAAQLITSDLSDIAVAVNNLAHHIIIIIGVSDFGISVLQIIASIAAIYLLILDRTNWKTNIFTSLLIPYIFFSAPSWIFAIFREEIGKWIALIAVVLRLFAPRHFPDWLELPAALILLIVVAPNLFANTCRSNAVGVVVCLIIACYLLQEHIRASGGFRDSFTKAHGISNTVGIILLLVFPIWTLVVYITT from the exons ATGTGGAAAACGAAGAGCTACTTGGCAATGAAAACAGATTTTGAAGAGAAAGCTGCAGCACAATTGATTACCTCTGATCTTAGTGACATTGCTGTGGCTGTTAATAACCTCGCTCACcatatcatcatcattattgGGGTCTCAGATTTTGGAATCTCCGTCCTCCAAATCATTGCTTCCATTGCTGCTAT TTATTTGTTGATTTTAGATCGAACAAACTGGAAGACCAACATTTTCACATCACTACTCATTCCGTACATTTTCTTCAGCGCGCCTTCATGGATTTTCGCCATCTTCAG GGAAGAGATTGGGAAATGGATCGCTCTCATTGCTGTAGTATTACGACTTTTCGCTCCAAGGCACTTCCCTG ATTGGCTAGAATTGCCTGCTGCTTTGATTCTTCTTATTGTTGTTGCCCCCAATCTGTTTGCCAACACCTGTAGAAGCAACGCCGTTGGGGTGGTAGTATGCCTTATCATTGCATGTTATTTGCTGCAAGAACATATTCGGGCATCTGGTGGTTTTAGAGATTCCTTCACAAAAGCTCACGGCATATCAAACACAGTTGGAATAATTCTTCTGTTAGTCTTTCCTATCTGGACATTGGTTGTCTACATTACTACATAG
- the LOC123903039 gene encoding allene oxide synthase 3-like, whose product MTSLEQSSKTTNNHQQDLPLKQIPGSYGLPFIGPIFDRHDYFYNQGRDKFFSTRIQKYNSTVFRTNMPPGPFIASNPRVIALLDAASFPILFDNKKVEKHNVFDGTFMPSTNFTGGYRILSQLDTTEPNHALIKGLLLNALLLRKDNVIPLFKSILSDSFNKIEDELSEKSGKADFNTIFSEASFNFLFSLFCDNKYPSETNLGSQGPKMLDTWILFQIAPIETLKPPKIFNYLEDLLLRTVPIPACLTRSSYKKLYEAFSSSAVTILDEAEKVGLKRSEACHNLIFIAGFNGYAGLKNQFPTLFKWIGLSGEELHKELANEIRTIVKQEGGVTIQSLEKMSLVKSVIYEAMRIEPIVPYQYAKAREDLIVKSHDASFEIKKGETIFGYQPFATKDPRIFDDPEVFVPKRFIGEGEKLLKYVLWSNGRETENPSVDNKQCPGKNLVVLLCRLFLVEFFLRYDTFTFETKAAAVGVSITITSLTKASTL is encoded by the exons ATGACATCTTTAGAACAATCTTCCAAAACCACCAACAACCACCAGCAAGACCTCCCACTAAAACAAATCCCAGGCAGCTATGGCCTCCCCTTCATCGGACCGATTTTCGACCGACACGACTATTTCTACAACCAAGGTAGAGACAAATTCTTCTCAACAAGAATTCAAAAATACAATTCAACAGTCTTTAGAACCAACATGCCACCAGGTCCATTCATTGCCTCAAACCCTAGAGTCATAGCTCTCTTAGACGCCGCATCCTTCCCGATCCTCTTCGACAATAAAAAAGTCGAGAAACACAACGTCTTTGACGGTACCTTCATGCCATCGACAAATTTCACCGGCGGCTACCGTATCTTATCTCAATTAGACACAACTGAACCAAACCATGCTCTTATAAAAGGTCTCTTGCTTAATGCTCTTTTGTTGAGAAAAGACAATGTTATCCCTCTTTTTAAGAGTATACTTTCTGATTCTTTTAATAAGATTGAAGATGAACTTTCTGAAAAAAGTGGTAAAGCTGATTTTAACACTATTTTTAGTGAGGCTtcttttaatttcttgtttAGTCTCTTTTGTGATAATAAGTATCCTTCTGAAACTAACCTTGGTTCTCAAGGTCCTAAAATGTTGGACACATGGATTCTCTTTCAAATTGCTCCAATTGAAACATTAAAACCTCCTAAGATTTTCAATTATCTTGAAGATCTATTGCTTCGTACAGTTCCCATTCCAGCTTGTTTAACAAG GTCCTCTTACAAGAAGCTCTACGAAGCATTTTCTTCTTCTGCTGTAACAATTTTAGACGAAGCCGAAAAAGTAGGGTTGAAAAGAAGTGAAGCATGTCACAATCTCATTTTCATAGCCGGCTTTAATGGATATGCCGGATTAAAGAATCAATTTCCAACACTCTTCAAATGGATAGGTTTATCCGGTGAAGAGCTACACAAAGAACTCGCAAACGAGATAAGAACCATTGTAAAACAAGAAGGCGGAGTAACAATTCAGTCATTGGAAAAAATGTCGTTAGTAAAATCCGTTATTTATGAAGCAATGCGAATAGAGCCCATCGTACCTTATCAATATGCAAAGGCAAGAGAAGATTTGATTGTGAAGAGTCATGATGCaagttttgaaataaaaaagggTGAGACGATATTCGGATACCAACCTTTTGCTACTAAGGATCCTAGGATTTTCGATGATCCCGAGGTTTTCGTTCCAAAGAGGTTTATTGGAGAAGGTGAGAAGTTGTTGAAATATGTTTTATGGTCAAATGGGAGAGAAACGGAGAACCCTAGTGTGGATAATAAACAATGTCCTGGGAAAAATCTTGTTGTGCTTTTGTGTAGATTGTTTTTGGTGGAGTTTTTCTTGCGCTATGATACTTTTACTTTTGAGACTAAAGCTGCTGCTGTTGGTGTTTCTATTACCATTACCTCTCTCACCAAGGCTTCTACTCTCTAA